The following are encoded in a window of Staphylococcus piscifermentans genomic DNA:
- a CDS encoding heavy metal translocating P-type ATPase yields MEKAEFKISGMTCAACSARIERVLNRTEGVESANVNLVTEKAAVDFDNQDIDLNEIFEKVKNLGYEPIAIETPEETQQRKKKELDKQKYKFIIALILSLPLIYTMVGHFSFLSFLPLPHFMMHPIFQFILATPVQFILGWQFYKGAYGALRNKSANMDVLVALGTSAAYFYSIYLAIVHYGEHHIPLYFETSAVLITLILLGKYFEAKAKGHASDAINKLLSLQVKEARVEKNGETVEIPVDQVKKGDILLVKSGEYIPLDGEIIAGETSVDESMLTGESIPVDKEEGDKVIGATLNHGNFIKVKVTETGDDLVLNQIIRIVEEAQGEKPNIQRLADKISGIFVPTVLMIALVVFIIWFGLVTPLNFQSSLEVFIAVIVIACPCALGLATPTSIMAGSGRAAELGVLFKSSEALEQTQNVDTIVFDKTGTLTEGHPSVYKVIDNTDNQQLGVLMKSLEQQSEHPLSQAVTEYYADTAALPVENYQTHAGNGISGEINGQSIKIGSISFIKPVLEEWDDALEQDIQTIQHQGATVVLAAIDKQFAGMVTLRDEPKAAAKELIYRLRDEYEIIMLSGDTQTTAESIAKELGISHVIAGVKPDDKSNQIGQLQDEGKNVMMVGDGINDAPALAKSNIGVAMGTGSDIAIEAGDIMIVGGDIQKVDTALDMSKKTLKNIKENLFFAFCYNAIGIPVAAFGLLAPWIAGTAMAFSSVSVVLNALRLQKVKYQKNLQK; encoded by the coding sequence ATGGAAAAGGCTGAATTTAAAATTTCAGGCATGACTTGTGCTGCATGTTCAGCAAGAATTGAACGTGTGTTGAATAGAACGGAAGGCGTAGAAAGTGCAAACGTTAATCTAGTAACTGAAAAAGCAGCAGTGGACTTTGACAATCAAGATATTGATCTTAATGAAATTTTTGAAAAAGTAAAGAATTTGGGTTATGAACCAATTGCGATTGAAACGCCTGAAGAAACCCAACAGAGAAAGAAAAAGGAATTAGATAAGCAGAAATATAAATTTATTATTGCATTAATTTTATCCTTGCCGTTGATTTATACCATGGTAGGCCATTTCAGCTTTTTGAGTTTTCTGCCGCTTCCTCATTTCATGATGCATCCAATATTTCAATTTATTTTAGCGACACCTGTCCAATTTATTTTGGGCTGGCAGTTCTATAAAGGTGCTTATGGTGCTTTAAGAAATAAAAGTGCAAATATGGATGTACTTGTTGCATTAGGTACTTCAGCTGCTTACTTCTATAGTATTTATTTAGCTATAGTTCATTATGGAGAACATCATATTCCTCTTTATTTTGAAACGAGTGCAGTGCTCATTACGCTCATATTATTAGGTAAATATTTTGAAGCTAAAGCTAAAGGTCATGCGAGTGATGCAATTAATAAATTATTATCATTGCAAGTGAAAGAAGCACGTGTAGAGAAGAATGGCGAAACAGTTGAAATACCTGTTGACCAAGTGAAAAAAGGAGATATCTTGCTCGTTAAAAGTGGCGAATATATTCCGTTAGATGGCGAAATCATAGCAGGTGAAACCAGTGTAGATGAATCGATGTTAACAGGAGAAAGTATTCCGGTTGATAAAGAAGAAGGAGATAAGGTCATCGGTGCTACGTTGAATCACGGCAACTTTATTAAAGTAAAAGTGACAGAAACAGGAGATGATTTGGTATTAAATCAAATTATTCGCATTGTGGAAGAGGCCCAAGGCGAAAAACCTAATATTCAACGCTTAGCAGATAAGATATCAGGAATATTTGTGCCGACCGTTTTAATGATTGCGTTAGTTGTATTTATTATTTGGTTCGGTTTAGTAACACCACTTAATTTCCAATCAAGTCTGGAAGTTTTCATCGCAGTAATTGTTATTGCTTGTCCATGTGCACTCGGTTTAGCGACGCCTACTTCAATAATGGCAGGTTCAGGACGTGCAGCTGAGCTTGGTGTATTATTTAAATCATCTGAAGCATTAGAACAAACGCAAAACGTCGATACGATTGTATTTGATAAGACAGGCACTTTAACAGAAGGTCATCCAAGCGTTTATAAAGTGATAGATAATACAGATAACCAGCAACTTGGTGTATTGATGAAGAGCTTAGAACAGCAATCAGAACATCCGCTTTCACAAGCTGTTACTGAATACTATGCAGATACAGCTGCACTTCCTGTAGAGAATTATCAAACTCACGCAGGTAACGGTATCAGCGGGGAAATTAATGGACAAAGTATTAAAATCGGCTCTATTAGCTTTATTAAACCGGTGTTAGAAGAATGGGACGATGCGCTTGAACAAGATATTCAAACCATCCAGCATCAAGGTGCTACTGTTGTATTAGCGGCAATAGACAAGCAGTTTGCGGGTATGGTTACATTACGCGATGAACCTAAAGCAGCAGCCAAAGAATTAATTTATCGTTTGCGTGATGAATACGAAATCATTATGTTGAGCGGAGATACACAGACAACAGCTGAATCAATTGCGAAAGAATTAGGAATATCACATGTTATTGCCGGCGTTAAACCAGATGATAAATCTAACCAAATTGGCCAATTACAAGATGAAGGTAAGAACGTCATGATGGTAGGTGATGGTATTAATGATGCCCCAGCGTTAGCTAAAAGTAATATCGGGGTCGCTATGGGTACGGGATCAGATATTGCGATAGAAGCGGGCGACATTATGATTGTCGGCGGAGATATTCAGAAAGTAGATACAGCGCTAGATATGAGTAAGAAAACATTGAAAAATATTAAAGAAAATCTATTCTTTGCATTCTGCTATAATGCAATTGGCATTCCAGTAGCAGCATTTGGTTTGCTCGCGCCTTGGATTGCAGGAACAGCTATGGCATTCAGTTCAGTATCTGTAGTACTCAATGCTTTACGTCTTCAAAAAGTTAAATACCAGAAAAATTTACAAAAATAA
- a CDS encoding Lmo0850 family protein has protein sequence MNKNTDKLRNVVQLLSSLGVNIKKTKSRLEIMHTLPNTSVATSKLK, from the coding sequence ATGAATAAGAATACAGATAAATTACGTAATGTCGTTCAATTATTGTCTTCGCTCGGTGTCAACATTAAGAAAACCAAATCACGCTTAGAGATCATGCATACATTACCCAACACATCCGTGGCAACATCAAAGTTGAAATAA